The Phragmites australis chromosome 15, lpPhrAust1.1, whole genome shotgun sequence genome window below encodes:
- the LOC133893398 gene encoding pyruvate kinase isozyme A, chloroplastic isoform X2 translates to MNVARVNMCHGDRKWHRDVIRAVRRLNEEKGFAVAVMMDTEGSEIHMGDLGGASSAKAEDGEIWTFSVRSFESLLPERTINVNYDGFAEDVRVGDELLVDGGMARFEVVERLGPDVKCLCTDPGLLLPRANLTFWRDGSIVHERNAMLPTISSKDWLDIDFGIAEGVDFIAVSFVKSAEVINHLKSYIAAKSRGSDIAVIAKIESIDSLTNMEEIIRASDGTMVARGDMGAQIPLEQVPSIQQKIVKLCRQLNKPVIVASQLLESMIEYPTPTRAEVADVSEAVRQRADALMLSGESAMGRYPDKALSVLRSVSLRIEKWWREEKCHEALELQGVSSSFSDKISEEICNSAAKMANSLGVDAVIVFTKTGHMASLLSRCRPDCPIFAFTTSTFVRRRLNLQWGLIPFRLSFSDDMESNLNRTFSLLKARGMIQSGDLVIALSDMLQSIQVMNVP, encoded by the exons ATGAACGTGGCCCGGGTCAACATGTGCCACGGGGACCGCAAGTGGCACAGGGACGTCATCCGCGCCGTGCGGAGGCTCAACGAGGAGAAGGGGTTCGCCGTCGCCGTCATGATGGACACCGAGGGCAGCGAGATCCACATGGGGGACCTCGGCGGCGCGTCCTCGGCCAAGGCGGAG GATGGAGAAATCTGGACATTTAGTGTTAGATCTTTTGAATCACTTCTACCAGAACGTACTATTAATGTGAACTATGATGGATTTGCTGAAG ATGTGAGAGTTGGTGATGAGCTCCTTGTGGATGGTGGAATGGCTCGATTTGAGGTTGTTGAGAGGTTAGGACCAGATGTTAAGTGTCTTTGCACAGATCCTGGTTTATTGTTGCCACGTGCCAATCTTACATTTTGGCGGGATGGCAGTATTGTTCATGAGAGGAATGCTATGCTTCCTACAATTTCATCAAAG GATTGGCTTGACATAGACTTTGGAATTGCTGAAGGTGTGGATTTCATAGCTGTTTCATTTGTCAAGTCTGCAGAAGTAATTAACCATCTAAAAAGCTACATAGCTGCAAAGAGTCGTGGCAG TGATATAGCAGTCATTGCAAAAATTGAGAGCATTGACTCTTTAACAAACATGGAGGAGATAATCCGAGCATCTGATGGTACCATGGTAGCCAGAGGGGACATGGGGGCACAAATTCCCTTGGAACAGGTCCCCTCAATACAACAAAAGATAGTTAAACTGTGCAGGCAGCTCAACAAGCCAGTCATTGTAGCTTCTCAGCTCCTCGAATCGATGATCGAGTATCCTACGCCCACAAGGGCCGAAGTTGCTGATGTTTCTGAAGCTGTCCGCCAGCGTGCCGATGCTCTAATGCTTTCGGGTGAGTCAGCAATGGGAAGATATCCGGATAAGGCTCTTAGTGTTCTCAGGAGCGTTAGCCTAAGGATTGAGAAGTGGTGGAGAGAGGAGAAGTGCCATGAGGCACTGGAACTTCAAGGTGTTTCGTCTTCCTTCTCTGACAAGATATCAGAAGAAATCTGCAATTCGGCAGCTAAAATGG CTAACAGCTTGGGAGTAGACGCAGTTATTGTTTTCACGAAGACCGGCCACATGGCCTCCCTGCTCTCACGGTGCCGCCCTGACTGCCCGATTTTCGCCTTCACGACCTCGACGTTCGTCAGGAGACGGCTGAACCTCCAGTGGGGCCTCATCCCCTTCCGCCTCAGCTTCTCCGACGACATGGAGAGCAACCTGAACCGCACCTTCTCGCTGCTCAAGGCCAGGGGCATGATCCAGTCCGGGGACCTGGTGATCGCGCTCTCCGACATGCTGCAGTCCATCCAGGTGATGAACGTACCCTGA
- the LOC133893398 gene encoding pyruvate kinase isozyme A, chloroplastic isoform X1, with protein sequence MAAHSLLHPQAAAKAFASSPPSPPSPFLRLPARPRLPIRLRSSTSAAADLTAFPNPNGILADDPPLVVDAATEAELRENGFRSTRRTKLVCTVGPATSSPDQLEALAVGGMNVARVNMCHGDRKWHRDVIRAVRRLNEEKGFAVAVMMDTEGSEIHMGDLGGASSAKAEDGEIWTFSVRSFESLLPERTINVNYDGFAEDVRVGDELLVDGGMARFEVVERLGPDVKCLCTDPGLLLPRANLTFWRDGSIVHERNAMLPTISSKDWLDIDFGIAEGVDFIAVSFVKSAEVINHLKSYIAAKSRGSDIAVIAKIESIDSLTNMEEIIRASDGTMVARGDMGAQIPLEQVPSIQQKIVKLCRQLNKPVIVASQLLESMIEYPTPTRAEVADVSEAVRQRADALMLSGESAMGRYPDKALSVLRSVSLRIEKWWREEKCHEALELQGVSSSFSDKISEEICNSAAKMANSLGVDAVIVFTKTGHMASLLSRCRPDCPIFAFTTSTFVRRRLNLQWGLIPFRLSFSDDMESNLNRTFSLLKARGMIQSGDLVIALSDMLQSIQVMNVP encoded by the exons ATGGCCGCACACTCCCTCCTCCACCCACAGGCGGCCGCCAAGGCTTTCGCTTCCTCacccccttcccctccctctcccttcctccGCCTCCCCGCGCGCCCCCGCCTCCCCATCCGCCTCCGCTCCTCCACTTCCGCCGCCGCTGACCTCACCGCCTTCCCCAACCCGAATGGGATCCTCGCAGACGACCCGCCCCTCGTCGTGGACGCCGCCACGGAGGCCGAGCTGCGCGAGAACGGGTTCCGGAGCACGCGCCGCACCAAGCTCGTCTGCACCGTGGGCCCCGCCACGTCGTCCCCCGACCAGCTCGAGGCGCTAGCCGTCGGCGGCATGAACGTGGCCCGGGTCAACATGTGCCACGGGGACCGCAAGTGGCACAGGGACGTCATCCGCGCCGTGCGGAGGCTCAACGAGGAGAAGGGGTTCGCCGTCGCCGTCATGATGGACACCGAGGGCAGCGAGATCCACATGGGGGACCTCGGCGGCGCGTCCTCGGCCAAGGCGGAG GATGGAGAAATCTGGACATTTAGTGTTAGATCTTTTGAATCACTTCTACCAGAACGTACTATTAATGTGAACTATGATGGATTTGCTGAAG ATGTGAGAGTTGGTGATGAGCTCCTTGTGGATGGTGGAATGGCTCGATTTGAGGTTGTTGAGAGGTTAGGACCAGATGTTAAGTGTCTTTGCACAGATCCTGGTTTATTGTTGCCACGTGCCAATCTTACATTTTGGCGGGATGGCAGTATTGTTCATGAGAGGAATGCTATGCTTCCTACAATTTCATCAAAG GATTGGCTTGACATAGACTTTGGAATTGCTGAAGGTGTGGATTTCATAGCTGTTTCATTTGTCAAGTCTGCAGAAGTAATTAACCATCTAAAAAGCTACATAGCTGCAAAGAGTCGTGGCAG TGATATAGCAGTCATTGCAAAAATTGAGAGCATTGACTCTTTAACAAACATGGAGGAGATAATCCGAGCATCTGATGGTACCATGGTAGCCAGAGGGGACATGGGGGCACAAATTCCCTTGGAACAGGTCCCCTCAATACAACAAAAGATAGTTAAACTGTGCAGGCAGCTCAACAAGCCAGTCATTGTAGCTTCTCAGCTCCTCGAATCGATGATCGAGTATCCTACGCCCACAAGGGCCGAAGTTGCTGATGTTTCTGAAGCTGTCCGCCAGCGTGCCGATGCTCTAATGCTTTCGGGTGAGTCAGCAATGGGAAGATATCCGGATAAGGCTCTTAGTGTTCTCAGGAGCGTTAGCCTAAGGATTGAGAAGTGGTGGAGAGAGGAGAAGTGCCATGAGGCACTGGAACTTCAAGGTGTTTCGTCTTCCTTCTCTGACAAGATATCAGAAGAAATCTGCAATTCGGCAGCTAAAATGG CTAACAGCTTGGGAGTAGACGCAGTTATTGTTTTCACGAAGACCGGCCACATGGCCTCCCTGCTCTCACGGTGCCGCCCTGACTGCCCGATTTTCGCCTTCACGACCTCGACGTTCGTCAGGAGACGGCTGAACCTCCAGTGGGGCCTCATCCCCTTCCGCCTCAGCTTCTCCGACGACATGGAGAGCAACCTGAACCGCACCTTCTCGCTGCTCAAGGCCAGGGGCATGATCCAGTCCGGGGACCTGGTGATCGCGCTCTCCGACATGCTGCAGTCCATCCAGGTGATGAACGTACCCTGA
- the LOC133892580 gene encoding large ribosomal subunit protein uL4z-like: MVAFNRPLVSVKALEGDMATDSAGLQYPAVLNAPIRPDIVTFVHKLLSCNKRQPYAVSRRAGHQTSAESWGTGRAVSRIPRVPGGGTHRAGQGAFGNMCRGGRMFAPTKIWRKWHHRVNVNLRRVAVASALAATAVPALVMARGHRIETVPELPLVISDSAEAIEKTSQALKILKQIGADADAEKAKDSVAIRPGKGKMRNRRYINRKGPLIVYGTEGSKIVKAFRNLPGVDVANVERLNLLDLAPGGHLGRFVIWTESAFKKLEEVYGSFDAPSQKKKGFVLPRPKMANADLGRIINSDEVQSVVKPLNKEVKRREKRKNPLKNMAAVLKLNPYVGTARKMATLAEAARVKARKEKLDSKRTKLSTEEAAKVKAAGKAWYKTMISDSDYTEFENFSKWLGVTQ, encoded by the exons ATGGTCGCCTTCAACCGCCCTCTCGTCTCCGTGAAGGCCCTGGAGGGCGACATGGCCACGGACTCCGCCGGGCTTCAATACCCCGCTGTTCTCAACGCGCCGATCCGCCCCGACATCGTGACCTTCGTCCACAAGCTGCTGTCCTGCAACAAGCGCCAGCCCTACGCCGTCTCCCGCCGCGCCGGCCACCAGACGTCGGCGGAGTCATGGGGTACCGGGCGCGCGGTGTCCCGTATTCCTCGCGTCCCCGGCGGCGGCACCCACCGCGCCGGCCAGGGAGCCTTCGGCAACATGTGCCGCGGCGGGCGCATGTTCGCGCCCACCAAAATCTGGCGCAAGTGGCACCACCGCGTCAACGTCAACCTCCGccgcgtcgccgtcgcctccgcaCTGGCGGCCACCGCCGTCCCGGCCCTCGTCATGGCGCGCGGCCACCGCATCGAGACCGTCCCCGAGCTCCCCCTCGTCATCTCCGACTCGGCAGAGGCCATCGAGAAGACCTCCCAGGCGCTCAAGATCCTCAAGCAGATcggcgccgacgccgacgccgagaaGGCGAAGGACTCCGTCGCCATCCGCCCCGGCAAGGGTAAGATGCGCAACCGCCGCTACATCAACCGCAAGGGCCCGCTCATCGTCTACGGCACCGAGGGCTCCAAGATCGTCAAGGCCTTCCGCAACCTCCCCGGTGTGGATGTCGCCAACGTCGAGCGCCTCAACCTGCTCGACCTCGCCCCCGGTGGCCACCTCGGGCGCTTTGTGATCTGGACCGAGAGCGCGTTCAAGAAGCTTGAGGAGGTGTATGGATCCTTTGACGCGCCTTCGCAGAAGAAGAAGGGCTTCGTGCTGCCGAGGCCCAAGATGGCCAACGCTGACCTGGGCAGGATCATCAACTCTGACGAGGTGCAGTCTGTGGTGAAGCCACTCAACAAGGAAGTGAAGCGcagggagaagaggaagaacccGCTCAAGAACATGGCTGCCGTGCTCAAGCTCAACCCCTACGTCGGCACTGCCCGCAAGATGGCCACCCTTGCTGAGGCTGCTCGCGTCAAGGCCAGGAAGGAGAAGCTTGACTCCAAGAGGACCAAGCTCAGCACG gAGGAGGCTGCCAAGGTCAAGGCTGCTGGAAAGGCCTGGTACAAGACCATGATCTCAGACAGCGACTACACCGAGTTTGAGAACTTCTCAAAGTGGCTCGGCGTGACACAATAA
- the LOC133893599 gene encoding uncharacterized protein LOC133893599 translates to MMKLKSRRLHFYRDDHPQSAALVKDSANKMQNDFRPHPPVDLIKSRWVCGDITEVFDHYSWRLGKIAEVLKNDYFVIRLTGCIQLREFHISCLRVPHAYHSKQLIVTDRVTELIKPCRLADHSTYHSKFVMEQDRQAYEEDGHNTKRHKATNLCSSSSARVVKRKLEPSRMPPNGLVRVTSKKRKAAAYEVRQTTKKVLPLKISARNDIDGDQFYRPLNGRCSDLAKNNITRIKPDCEVLVSTEIPLCIREENECSVASCSANNLEYSTNDDQLPVGIGSCFPDDAMSACSPMSGQKNNSVCGSDLEMDVHELELQAYQSTVRAFHASGPLTWDQESLLTNLRLSLNISNEEHLLQVRHLLSS, encoded by the exons ATGATGAAGCTAAAAAGTAGAAGACTACATTTCTATAGGGATGATCATCCACAATCGGCTGCTCTAGTAAAAGATTCAGCTAACAAGATGCAAAATGATTTTAGGCCTCATCCACCGGTTGATCTCATAAAAAGTAGATGGGTTTGTGGTGACATAACCGAGGTTTTCGATCATTACTCGTGGAGGCTTGGGAAGATTGCAGAGGTGCTGAAGAATGACTACTTCGTCATCAGGCTAACAGGTTGCATCCAACTGAGGGAATTCCACATATCTTGCTTGAGGGTTCCACATGCTTATCATAGCAAGCAGTTGATTGTAACAGACAGG GTCACAGAGCTGATTAAACCGTGCCGACTTGCTGATCACTCCACTTATCACTCAAAATTTGTGATGGAACAGGATCGTCAAGCCTATGAAGAGGATGGTCACAATACTAAGAGGCACAAGGCAACCAATCTTTGTTCTTCCTCTAGTGCTAGAGTTGTGAAGAGAAAACTTGAACCAAGTAGGATGCCACCTAATGGTTTGGTTAGAGTAACAAGCAAGAAAAGGAAAGCAGCTGCATATGAAGTTCGTCAGACGACCAAGAAAGTATTGCCTCTGAAGATATCTGCTAGGAATGACATCGATGGCGACCAATTTTATAGGCCTTTAAATGGCAGATGCAGTGATCTTGCCAAGAACAACATTACTAGGATAAAACCAGATTGTGAAGTTCTTGTATCGACTGAAATACCTTTGTGCATCAGAGAAGAGAACGAGTGCTCAGTGGCTAGTTGTAGCGCAAATAACTTGGAATACTCTACCAATGATGACCAACTACCAGTCGGAATCGGCAGTTGCTTTCCTGATGATGCGATGTCTGCATGTTCACCTATGTCTGGGCAGAAGAATAACAGTGTATGTGGCTCTGATTTAGAAATGGATGTCCACGAGCTGGAGCTGCAAGCATACCAATCAACGGTCAGAGCTTTCCATGCCTCGGGACCCCTGACATGGGATCAAGAGTCACTCCTGACAAACCTGCGCCTCTCGCTTAACATCTCGAATGAGGAGCACTTGCTTCAGGTGAGGCATCTCTTATCATcttga